The following are encoded in a window of Flavobacterium psychrotrophum genomic DNA:
- a CDS encoding phage tail tape measure protein: MGRQLSDDTIRLNIIINGNQAQKEILDLDKSNIRLKDTIKDQLAQQKELKRQRKTNTEEYRSLTAAINENKNAIAANNEKIRELTSDLKLSELTMAQLRSKATLLQATLRHLVPGTEDFEKYNAELTAVNERMGELRGNGQQASWSLGSMADRFNRYGGIIASFVAAVAGVVVSIQKVLSANKELADSITNVQKTTGMTKTEVEELAKSFGMLKTRTGRIDLLGIAEIGGRLGIAKSEIADFVRVMDKSAVALGDSFEGGADVVAEKLGRIKGLYKELKDERVETAFESVGSALNDLGADGTASEQNLAEFAQRVGTLPEVLRPSIQTVLGMGAAFEESGLKAELAGNNYGKVISIAARDYPAFAKVMRRSANEVKNLINTNPNEFFLQFSQSLKGLDATELAKVLDYLKLNDNEVKMVLGAASQNVQMFRDKIKLANESMSDATSLTEEYNLKNENLAATLDRIKKRVMGWFTADSFVAFLESAVNWLARFIGAVEDDTGTMAVFKNVIVLTAKILAIFTAAIATNLGWIKLSAVWANRNTEATLLYNIALKTRAIIEAATVIGTRAMVLVQNLLTLNIKGTVQAYKALTAAMKTTPWGLVLSLVAAAAAAYVAYAERVQKLTEEQKAFNSIHVNVLHGLKDEKQKISDLLSVAKDEKVAKETRLKAIKDLIAISPEYLNGLSLETINTEATTKAIDAYISALDRKLEAEEIENEISASKSRIREIEKKEVQEYKRWYDGMFDPDAELAQNKKAAGRRLDAIKSETDLQKKLYERRKQLYIETNGQINPDDNTTKAFVPGDGKDISSKLRAERLKQLDKDREENKKYQQEVLDLQRRAIDDRLALLQDGFEKEEAIEAENHKRKLEDLKKQLVDEAQIALLDEKINNTKATPLERGVASETKRIWLERNKHLNELIEIEHGRHRFAMETIDLKAETKSIADLQQKFDRESTLRQAKHNEELAALGTNEIAKQKLQDAFDKAELERQTAHLEKLLKFKEDILADKNNQIDLDLLTPEQKQQIEDDVANLKLKLSELMKAKGDLQNRNGSNDFQTAAKNVFGDADVLGFTADQWGKTFTNIETLEQKMAAVKMVIGALQSAWSAYADYQTASENASVANFQKNSDNKKRRLKSQLDNGYINQMQYKRGIETLDADLEKKQAEVAYKQAKRQKLMNAANVIMNTSQAIMGIWAQFPKFDFGATAAVMSGVVGALGALQLATIMKTPLPAKGYEKGLYPEYVKREQDGKTFRAGYGGKTRSGMVSKPTYFLAGENGPEMVIDAAAYRQMSPDTKAMLIRELRGIKGFEKGMYNKDVTGGRYEVPAASSAPGASSLTLDQALAIINRNSDILEKLHNDGVTAYMSRDGRELKKLREEMDRITQSKLKAQS; encoded by the coding sequence ATGGGGCGGCAACTTTCAGACGATACCATCCGGTTAAATATTATCATTAACGGTAACCAGGCGCAGAAAGAAATTCTCGATCTGGACAAATCTAACATTAGGCTTAAGGACACAATTAAAGATCAGTTAGCGCAACAAAAGGAACTTAAGCGTCAGCGTAAAACAAACACTGAAGAATACAGATCATTAACGGCTGCTATAAATGAAAATAAAAATGCAATAGCGGCTAATAATGAAAAGATACGAGAACTGACAAGCGATTTAAAATTGTCAGAACTCACAATGGCACAGTTGCGTTCCAAAGCAACTTTATTGCAGGCTACGTTACGTCATTTAGTTCCCGGAACAGAAGATTTTGAAAAATACAATGCAGAATTAACTGCGGTGAATGAGCGCATGGGTGAGCTTCGCGGCAATGGTCAGCAAGCCAGTTGGAGCCTGGGCAGCATGGCAGATAGGTTTAACAGATATGGTGGTATTATAGCATCCTTTGTTGCTGCCGTTGCAGGCGTAGTGGTTTCAATTCAAAAGGTTCTTTCTGCAAATAAAGAGCTGGCTGATAGCATTACAAATGTGCAAAAGACTACTGGAATGACTAAAACGGAAGTTGAGGAACTTGCAAAATCATTCGGAATGCTTAAAACACGAACCGGTAGGATAGATTTGCTGGGCATTGCAGAGATAGGTGGTCGCCTGGGTATCGCTAAAAGTGAAATAGCCGATTTTGTCCGCGTTATGGATAAAAGTGCCGTTGCACTGGGTGATAGCTTTGAGGGCGGTGCTGATGTAGTGGCAGAAAAGCTGGGCCGCATTAAGGGATTGTATAAAGAATTAAAAGATGAACGTGTAGAGACAGCCTTTGAGTCGGTAGGTTCTGCGCTTAATGACTTGGGTGCCGATGGTACGGCCAGTGAGCAAAACCTTGCAGAGTTTGCCCAGCGTGTGGGTACATTGCCTGAGGTGCTGCGGCCTTCCATCCAAACGGTACTGGGTATGGGTGCGGCTTTTGAAGAAAGTGGCCTTAAGGCAGAATTGGCCGGTAACAATTACGGTAAAGTAATTTCAATTGCGGCGCGTGATTATCCTGCCTTTGCCAAGGTAATGCGCCGATCGGCTAATGAGGTTAAAAACCTGATCAATACAAATCCTAACGAATTTTTCCTGCAATTTTCGCAGTCACTTAAAGGTCTTGATGCTACTGAATTGGCAAAAGTGCTAGATTACCTGAAGCTAAATGATAATGAGGTAAAGATGGTACTGGGTGCGGCATCTCAAAATGTGCAGATGTTTAGAGATAAGATTAAGCTCGCAAATGAGAGCATGAGCGATGCTACTTCCTTAACTGAAGAGTATAATCTAAAAAATGAAAACTTAGCTGCTACGCTTGACCGAATCAAGAAACGAGTAATGGGGTGGTTTACAGCAGATAGTTTTGTGGCTTTCCTTGAATCAGCTGTTAATTGGCTTGCAAGATTTATAGGCGCTGTCGAAGATGATACCGGCACAATGGCTGTATTTAAAAATGTTATTGTCTTAACGGCTAAAATACTCGCAATTTTTACAGCTGCTATTGCAACAAACCTCGGATGGATAAAACTTTCAGCAGTCTGGGCAAATAGAAATACAGAAGCTACTCTTTTATACAATATCGCTTTAAAGACAAGGGCTATTATTGAAGCTGCTACTGTAATTGGAACCCGTGCAATGGTACTGGTTCAAAATCTTTTAACCTTAAACATTAAAGGAACTGTACAAGCATACAAAGCGTTAACAGCTGCCATGAAAACTACTCCTTGGGGTTTAGTACTTAGTTTAGTTGCAGCGGCAGCCGCCGCCTATGTTGCATACGCTGAACGTGTACAAAAGCTTACAGAAGAACAGAAAGCCTTTAATTCAATTCATGTTAATGTACTCCACGGTCTTAAAGATGAGAAACAGAAAATTAGTGATTTACTTTCTGTAGCAAAAGATGAAAAAGTAGCAAAGGAGACACGTCTAAAAGCTATTAAGGATTTGATTGCAATTTCTCCTGAATACCTGAATGGGCTTTCACTTGAAACAATTAATACAGAAGCTACTACTAAAGCTATTGATGCCTACATAAGTGCGCTTGACCGTAAGCTGGAGGCTGAAGAAATAGAAAATGAAATCTCGGCATCAAAGTCACGTATTAGGGAAATTGAGAAGAAAGAAGTTCAGGAGTACAAACGTTGGTATGATGGTATGTTTGACCCCGATGCAGAGTTAGCCCAAAATAAAAAAGCCGCAGGTAGAAGACTGGATGCAATAAAATCTGAAACTGATTTGCAAAAAAAATTATATGAGAGGAGAAAGCAACTTTACATAGAAACTAACGGGCAAATAAATCCCGATGATAATACCACGAAAGCTTTTGTACCTGGTGATGGTAAGGATATAAGTTCTAAACTCCGTGCTGAACGTCTTAAGCAGTTAGATAAAGACCGGGAAGAAAATAAAAAGTACCAGCAGGAAGTGCTCGACTTACAGCGCCGTGCTATAGATGACCGCCTGGCGCTTTTGCAGGATGGTTTTGAAAAAGAAGAAGCCATCGAGGCCGAAAACCATAAGCGTAAGCTTGAAGACCTTAAAAAGCAACTGGTAGATGAAGCCCAGATTGCTTTACTGGATGAAAAGATAAACAATACTAAGGCTACGCCACTGGAGCGAGGTGTGGCATCTGAAACTAAACGTATATGGCTGGAGCGCAATAAGCACTTAAATGAGCTAATAGAGATAGAGCATGGCAGGCACCGCTTTGCTATGGAAACCATAGATCTTAAGGCCGAGACAAAAAGCATTGCTGACCTACAGCAAAAATTTGACAGGGAATCTACCCTGCGCCAGGCTAAACACAATGAAGAACTGGCGGCGCTGGGTACAAATGAGATTGCCAAACAAAAGCTTCAGGATGCATTTGATAAGGCTGAACTAGAACGCCAAACGGCGCATCTTGAGAAACTACTAAAGTTTAAAGAAGACATCCTCGCTGATAAAAATAATCAGATAGATCTTGATCTTCTTACTCCTGAGCAAAAGCAACAGATTGAAGACGACGTTGCGAATTTAAAACTTAAGCTTTCTGAACTGATGAAAGCCAAAGGCGATTTGCAAAACAGAAATGGAAGTAATGATTTTCAGACAGCTGCAAAAAATGTATTCGGCGATGCAGACGTATTAGGGTTCACAGCTGATCAGTGGGGTAAAACATTTACCAATATCGAAACGCTGGAGCAAAAGATGGCGGCGGTTAAAATGGTTATCGGTGCGCTGCAAAGCGCCTGGTCTGCGTACGCCGATTACCAAACAGCTTCAGAGAATGCTTCGGTGGCCAACTTTCAAAAAAATAGCGACAACAAAAAGCGCCGCCTGAAGTCGCAGCTCGACAACGGTTACATTAATCAAATGCAATACAAGCGCGGTATTGAAACTCTTGATGCAGATCTCGAGAAAAAGCAAGCTGAAGTAGCGTACAAGCAGGCAAAGCGCCAAAAGCTAATGAATGCCGCTAACGTTATCATGAATACCTCTCAGGCAATTATGGGTATATGGGCACAATTCCCGAAGTTCGACTTTGGCGCTACAGCTGCTGTAATGTCGGGTGTGGTAGGCGCTCTGGGTGCGCTGCAGCTTGCTACGATCATGAAGACTCCCCTGCCGGCAAAAGGGTATGAAAAAGGCCTTTACCCTGAGTATGTAAAGCGTGAGCAGGATGGCAAAACATTTCGTGCCGGCTATGGCGGCAAAACGCGTAGCGGCATGGTGAGCAAGCCTACTTACTTTTTGGCTGGAGAGAATGGCCCGGAGATGGTTATTGATGCTGCAGCATATAGACAAATGTCGCCTGATACCAAGGCGATGCTAATCCGTGAGCTGCGCGGCATTAAAGGTTTTGAAAAAGGCATGTATAATAAAGATGTTACCGGTGGCAGGTATGAGGTTCCCGCCGCGAGTTCTGCGCCTGGTGCATCATCGTTAACGTTAGACCAGGCACTGGCCATAATCAATCGCAACAGCGATATCCTCGAAAAACTGCACAACGATGGCGTTACCGCATACATGTCTCGCGATGGCCGCGAACTCAAAAAACTCCGCGAAGAGATGGATAGAATAACACAGTCTAAACTAAAAGCACAATCATAA
- a CDS encoding SH3 domain-containing protein, whose amino-acid sequence MKTLLLFLLCCTGLHAQDNKLLASCCDVTPAKTFGRCSGDASCTACSNCRYCKHCSKEGGSCGVCAPAPTPAKKAAATRQAGKGAKSPTAYLANQMLEVKSQTLNLRDGPGGQYHIIEELAYGDMVTFVRYEGEWVFVRVDASGNTGWVNYQFIK is encoded by the coding sequence ATGAAAACCCTCCTCCTATTCCTCCTGTGCTGCACAGGGCTGCATGCCCAGGACAACAAACTATTAGCAAGCTGCTGCGACGTTACGCCAGCAAAAACTTTTGGGCGCTGCTCCGGCGATGCCAGCTGCACAGCCTGCTCTAACTGCCGGTACTGCAAACACTGCAGTAAAGAAGGCGGCAGCTGCGGCGTTTGCGCCCCTGCCCCTACGCCTGCAAAAAAAGCTGCAGCCACACGCCAGGCAGGCAAAGGTGCAAAAAGCCCTACTGCCTACCTCGCTAACCAAATGCTAGAGGTAAAAAGCCAAACCCTAAACCTGCGCGATGGCCCTGGTGGCCAGTACCATATTATAGAAGAACTTGCCTATGGCGACATGGTTACCTTTGTGCGCTATGAGGGCGAATGGGTATTTGTCCGTGTAGATGCTAGCGGCAATACAGGCTGGGTTAATTATCAATTCATAAAATAA